The genomic segment AGATACGCGTACCGACCCGAAGAAAACGAATTTTGATGATGTGACGAATGAGAAAATCCGGCAGTTGGAAATGAAGATCAATGTATTTCGAAGAAGTGCCCGAGTTGGAAAACACCCTGCGAGGTGCATTTTGATACGAGTGTTGCTGTTACCTGGGGGCGTTCTCAATTATTTGACACGGCCTGTCAGGAGGAAAGTTTGTGTACTCGATGGATATTGCCTCCAGCCGCGAAATTCAGCGGTACGGTGAGTACAATATTATTTTCCAAAACATTCAGGGATAACATGATCGGCATGTCCCGGTAAAACCGGGCCATGCATCGAAGGCCGCTTAATAATCAGTCATTAGGCATTGACAGAGGCTGTGGCGAAACGATCACGCCATTATTGTCGGCATAGACAAAGCAGCCGGGCTTGAAGACAACACCGCCAAATTTAACCTCGACATTCACATCGCCCAGGCCACGCTTGTCGGTTTTCAACGGGTTGGTGGCCAGCGCCTGTACGCCCAGGTCGGTTTCCATAATCACATCCACATCGCGGATGCAGCCATTAATGATGATGCCTTCCCAGCCGTTACTGGCGGCTTTTTCTGCCAGCATATCGCCCAGCATGGCATGACGCAGCGAGCCGCCGCCATCCACCACCAGTACTTTGCCTTTGCCATCGGTGGCAACCAGCTCACGTACCCTGGAGTTATCTTCGAAGGCCTTGATAGTAACGATTTCACCACCAAAGCTGTCGCGGCCGCCGTAGTTATTGAACATGGGTTCAACCACTTCAATCAGTTCCGGGTAGGCATCGCACAGGTCGGGGGTCAGATAGTGAGTCATGCGGTGGTCTCCTGTTAAGTGTGGAGGTTATCAAACACCATGAAAGGCACCGTCGTCCAGACCACTTTGGGTGGAGATCAGTGCCTTGATTGCTGGCTCAGTATTCAGCGGGCTCTGGCTCACTGGTCGCCACCGGAGCACCTGGTAGCGCTACCAGGTCTCCTAGCCAGCTTGCTACCAACGGCCAGACTTCGTCCCGAGCCGCCGGGCTGATAACCATCCCGAGATGATCATAGTCTTCGCTGAAGCCGTTTTCGACACCCAGTAACGTCATAGACTTGGCCACTTCGATACCGGCGTCTGAACCATAGTGTTCATAGAATCGACGGCAACAGCTGGCTGGGTCGATGCGATCGCCCGCCCCGGCAAACATCCGTAGCGGTACGTTGGCCTGACGCCAGGCAGGCAATAACGGCTGCTTTATATTTTCCAGCTGCCATTTGCCAAAAATAGCCTGGCGGGCAAGGTATTCGTTAACAATACCGGCCGGTTCATTTTCAGGGCCAATACCGATCTTGCGGCCATCCAGCTCACCCTTGATTGACATCAGGGTACGTAAACTCAGTGACCCTAACGGCATCCATAAATACCATGGGCGTTTCAGTATCTGAGCACCGAAGGACATCACCCCGGCGCAGTTGTCGGGGCGTAACTTACCCGCTGCAATGGCGGTTGCCAGCACCACGCCCCCCAGGGAATGTCCGATCCAGGCGGGATATTCACCGGTTTTTTCGCAGACAAAATCATTTACCGCAGGTACATCGCAACAGGCGTACTGCTGAGAGGTGTTACCGGTGTAGTCGTTATTACGCGGCGACAAACCGTGGCCACGCTGCTCCATCAGCCAGACATCAAACCCCTGCCGCACCAGCCAGGCAGCCAGCCCCTCACCATCCACTGTCAGCCAGAAACTGCGGTTAGTAAATGAACCGTGTAATAAAACCACGGGAGGGCGACGGCCATCACGGGCGGGAGATGTTTCATAACTGCCTGGCGACAAATGCGTCACCGCTACCTCAACGCTGCGATCCTTGTCGAGGTTGTGTTTGACCAGATAGACATCATCGGTAAAACCGGCCAGGTTATCAGCCCGAGCCAGCGTCACCGGAAACAGCTCACTGCTGCTTTTCATGCGGGGGAATCTCCAAAACCCCGATCACCAGCGACCGGGGGTACATATTGCGGTAAGGATAACCGTCAGTCTGGCGCTACGGTTGTGACTTGTCGGCGAGGAAAAACCAGGTATCCATGACCGAATCCGGGTTCAACGACACGCTGTCAATGCCATGTTCCATCAACCAGCGCGCAAAGTCCGGGTGATCGGATGGCCCTTGACCGCAAATCCCGACGTATTTTCCCTGCCGCTTACAGGCCTGAATGGCATTTTCCAGCAACACCTTGATGGCCGGATTACGTTCATCAAATAAATGGGCAATGATACCGGAATCACGATCCAGTCCGAGTGTCAGCTGGGTCAAATCGTTGGAGCCAATAGAAAAGCCGTCAAAGTACTGCAGGAATTCATCCGCCAGGATGGCGTTCGCTGGCAGCTCACACATCATGATCAGCTTGAGACCGTTTTTGCCGCGTTCCAGACCATTGTCTTTCAGCAGGCCAACCACCTGTTCTGCTTCGCCCGGTGTGCGCACAAACGGCACCATGATCTCGACGTTGGTAAAGCCCATTTCGTCACGAACCTTGCGCATCGCCCGGCATTCCAGCTCGAAACAGTCGCGGAAGTTTTTCGAGATATAACGGGAAGCACCACGGAAGCCCAGCATCGGGTTTTCTTCTTCCGGCTCGTACAGGCGGCCACCAATCAGATTGGCATATTCGTTCGATTTGAAATCCGACAAGCGGGTAATCACCCGCTTGGGCCAGAAAGCAGCGGCCAGGGTAGAAATACCCTCCACCAGCTTCTCAACGTAAAAATCGACCGGGCCGGGATATCCGGCAAAACGTCGCCGAACCGTAGGTTTGAGATCTTCTGGCAGGTTATCGAAGTTCAACAGCGCCTTTGGGTGCACTCCGATCATGCGGTTGATAATAAACTCCAGCCGCGCCAGGCCAACACCGGCATTCGGTAGCCCCTGAAAATCGAAGGCCCGATCCGGGTTACCCACGTTCATCATGATCTTGAACGGCAGCTCCGGCATTGAATCGACACTGTTGGTGCGAATATCAAAATCCAGTGCGCCGTCATACACGTAACCGGTATCGCCCTCGGCGCAGGACACCGTCACTTCCTGACCATCTTTCAGACGTTCCGTGGCATCTTCGCAGCCAACCACGGCTGGAATGCCCAGCTCGCGAGCAATGATGGCGGCATGACAGGTGCGACCACCACGATTGGTGACGATCGCCGCAGAGCGCTTCATAATCGGCTCCCAATCCGGGTCTGTCATGTCGGCAACCAGTACGTCGCCTTCCTGAACCTGATCCATTTCATCGATGTCGTTCAGAATACGCACCCGACCAGAACCAATCCGGTGGCCAATACTGCGTCCTTCAGCCAGCACGATGCCGGTTTCTTTCAGTAAATAACGCTCCATCACGGTTTTACTGGTGCGGCTTTTGACCGTTTCCGGACGTGCCTGCACCACGTACAATTTGCCGTCATCGCCGTCTTTGGCCCATTCGATGTCCATCGGACGACCATAGTGCTCTTCAATGGTCAGTGCCATCCGCGCCAGTTCTTCCACTTCGGCATCGGTCACTGAAAATTGCTGGCGCAACTCCCGGTCTACCCGCAAGGTTTCGACCGACTGCCCCACACTGGCGAAGGCGTTGTAAACCATCTTGATGGCCTTGGCACCCAGGTTACGACGCAGGATCGAGGGCCGCCCCTCGCGTAAATTCAGCTTGTGAACATAAAACTCATCCGGGTTAACCGCGCCCTGCACCACGGTTTCACCGAGACCATAAGATGACGTAATAAACACTACCTGGTCGAAACCGGATTCCGTATCAATCGAGAACATCACACCGCTGGAGGCGGTCTCGCTGCGCACCATACGTTGAATACCGGCAGACAACGCGATTTTGCTGTGGTCAAAGCCCTGATGCACCCGGTAAGAAATCGCCCGGTCATTAAACAGCGAGGCAAACACATCCCGCACCGCATGCAGCACATTGCCGATGCCAACGATATTCAGATGAGTTTCCTGCTGACCGGCAAAAGACGCATCTGGCAGATCTTCTGCCGTGGCCGATGAGCGCACTGCGGCGGCCATCTGCTCGTTGCCTGCTTGCAGGGTGATGTAAGATTCACGAATGGCGGCTTCCAGCGGTGGTGGCAACGGTGCTTCCAGAATCCAGCTGCGAATAGCGGCACCGGTTTCCGCCAGCGCACGGACATCATCAACGTCCAGATCAGACAGCGCGGCATTGATACGATCCGCCAATCCCTGATAGGAAAGAAATTCCCGATAGGCATCGGCACTGGTAGCAAAGCCACCCGGAACGGTAACGCCTGAACTGGCGAGGTGGCTGATCATTTCTCCGAGCGACGCGTTTTTTCCGCCAACGCGTTCCACGTCACCCATACCTACCTGATCAAACCAAAGTACATAGTCAGTCAATGTTGTTCTCCTGTACCATCGCGTGCTTTATGAGCCTGCTGAACCCGCCGAACACACTTGTGGTGCCTTCGACGGTAAAAACACCACTTTGGGGTTGCGGTGCCTAACGGGTTCAGATAAACCCTTTTATGCTGCTTCCGGGCAATCGAGGTTATCGGTGTTGCCGAAACCCTTGCAGTCTACTGATGCAGATCATCGTCTGGTGTTATTTAAGTAATCAGCGACTCAACCTGGACCAGGGCCGGGGCAAGCGCGCGTAATACTAAGTGCAGGTAAAACAAATTTCCATATGAAGCGATACGCCTACTTTATTTCTGATGGCACCGGCATTACTGCCGAAATGCTGGGCAACAGTCTGCTGGCCCAATTTGAGAAGATTGAATTCGAGCGTGTAACGCTGCCCTATATTGATAGCGTGACAAAAGCAGAGCAGGCTGTCGCCCTGATCAACGCCGACTCGCGCAAGAGCGGCCAGCCAGCAATTATTTTCGATACCGTCATCGACAAGACCATTCGGCAGGTCATCGACACTGCCGAAGGACTGAAGATCGACATCTTTGATGCTTTTCTGAAACCGCTGGAGCAGGCACTTGAAGTAGAGTCTTCTTACAGCGTCGGCATGTCCCACTCGGCCAAAAACACCAGCTATCTGTCACGCATCGACGCCGTGAACTTTGCCCTGGATAACGACGACGGCGCTCGTACTCGCCATTACAAAACCGCTGATGTCATTCTGGTCGGCGTATCCCGTTGCGGCAAAACCCCGACCTGTCTTTATCTGGCCATGCAATACGGTATCAAGGCGGCCAACTACCCGCTGACTGAAGAGGACATGGCCGATTTACGCTTACCCAAAAGTCTTGAACCCTATCGCAGCAAGCTGTTCGGGCTGACCATCGACCCGGATCGGCTGTCGGTAATTCGTAATGAGCGCCGGGCAAACAGCCGTTATTCCTCGTTGAAACAGTGTTATCACGAGGTCGACGAAGTGGAAACCCTGTATCAGCGTGAACAAATCCCGTTTATCAGTACCACCGACAAGTCGATTGAGGAAATTTCCACCCGTATTCTCGCCGAGACCGGCCTGCAGCGTCGATTACGATCCTGATTCCAGAGGTGGCAAAATACCAAGCGCTACAACAGCAAGGCTATATCAGCATCGCCAGACGATCATTCATCAGCCGGGCCACCTGCTTCGGATGGGTAAACACCAGACTGTGATCGGCCCCGGCAATCCCCTGGGCGATCCAGTCCGGGCTTTGCTGCTCCAGCCGCTGCTGTCGTTGCTGCATATCCGGCGAGCTTAACTCTCCGACCAGACTCATACCCGGCAACGGCGAAGTCCAGTCCAGATAATACTCACGTTGGCGACCCAATGATTCACTGACCGCCCCCAGCGCCTGACACAAACCCTGCTGGTTGACCTGCAAACGTTTGACCGCGACACGATCCGCCGTCGGATTACGCCGACGATTGGGAGATACCGCGTCGAGAAAATCCAGATAGGCGCCTTCGTCTCCATCCAGAAAACGTTGTTCCAGCCCGGCATAACGGGCTTCCCGAGCCAGCAAACCGGCGGCATCGTTGCCAGACAGCAACGCCGGTTCAAGCAGGTACAACAAACCAAAGGCATGCTGTTTCACCAGCTCAGTGGTGACCATACCGCCAAACGAGTAACCGGCAATATCGGCATCCCACCAATCCAGCGCCGTGAGCAGCTCGTCGATCTGACCAGCATAGTCATCCACCGTCGGCTTAACGCAGTGAAGAAAGGATGACTTGCCCATACCGGCAAAATCCGGGATCAGGATTTCACTCCAGCCAGCAAGATAATTGGCCACGTAAGTCCAGGTTAATTCACCCGCAATACCGGCACCGTGTAGCAAAACAAGCCGCCGTCCACCGGGATTGTTCGCGCATTGCAACAACAACGCATGTTGATTGACACTGGCAGTACGAATATTAACGGGGTGCTTTTCCACAATTGACCTGATAACTGATAACTGATAACTGACACAACAATAATTCCGGCAACACATCGACTAACGAGCACAGTGCATGTGAAGGACAGCGCCAGTCTAACGAGCGTTTCTGAGCAATGCCAGGGTTGTGAACCAGGGGGAATGCGCCGGATAATGACCGCTACTCCCCTACACACTGACTGATCGGGAAACTTTCGCGCCAATGTCCAGCCCTCCCAGCGCCACAGCGTCGTATACAACCTACCTGTTGCCATTTTCCGCCCGCGAGCTGTTGCATTGTTGCCAGCAGCTGCCCGGCTCCGCTCTGATCTACAGCGGCACCAGTGGTCAACAACAGGCTGCCCGACCCTGCTGGGCGGTGCTGGCTTATGCCCCCACACGAGTGCTCTCCGCCAGCAACGACCACCAATGGCGGCAACTGAAACAAGCACTCGAAGCCGACCAGATCAAGGCAGCGTCAGCCAATCCGGCTACGCCAGACAACGAAGGGTTTATCAGCGGCTGGATGGGCTATTTCTCCTACGCTGCTGGCTGCTGGACAGTCGCAGGAATCCATCCATCCGACAACCGGTCGACACAATCTCAGCCGCCACATCCGCTGGCCGAATTCCACTATTACCCTCATAGCCTGTTACTCGACTTTGCCGAAGATACCGTCATGCTCCGCAGTCCCAGGCCGTGCACCGAAACAGAGTGCGGCGCCATTCTCGAACAGCTCAACCAGGCGCGCGCGCGCTGTATTACCAACAGCAATACGACCGACACTACGGACACATATCAGTGGCAACCGCAATGGGATGCCAGTGAATACCAGCAGGCATTCAATCAGGTGCAGAATTATATTGTCTCGGGCGATGTCTACCAGGTGAATCTGACCATGCCCTTCCGCTGTCATGACAACCTGACCGCGATATCACCCGCCAAATTACTGGAACAGTTCGACGCGCCTTTCTCCTGCTACTTTCGTGGTCAGTCCCTGACTCTGTTCAGCGTCAGCCCTGAGCGGTTTGTCAAAATCCACCAGCAACACATGGTCACCAGCCCGATAAAAGGCACCTCACCCCGAGGCAAGACAGCCAGCGAGGATCTGGCCAACCGCCAATGGCTGGCCGACAGCAAAAAAAATCAGGCCGAGAACCTGATGATTGTAGATCTGTTGCGTAATGACCTGGGACGTTCTGCGGTAACCGGCAGCGTTCAGGTTGAGAAGATGTTTGATATCGAATCCCACGCCAACGTGCACCATATGGTCAGCACTATCAGAGCAGAGATAAAACCGGAAATCTCGCCTCTGGAAGCCGTGCTAAACGCCTTTCCTGGTGGCTCGATCACCGGAGCACCAAAAAAGCGCGCCATGGAAATTATCCGCGAGCTGGAACCCGATTCACGAGGGCTGTATTGCGGGTCTTTCGGCTACTTCAGCGATCAGGGGGTGGCCGATTTCAACATTCTGATTCGTTCTGTTGTAGCCACACCCTCAGGGGCGGAGTGCTGGGCAGGCGGCGGCGTGGTCAAGGACTCGACTGCCGCCGGAGAGTACGACGAGCTGTTCAGCAAGGTACAACAGCTTCTGGATACCATAAGTTAAACGGGTGAAGATGGTTAAACAGCCGAAGTCCGTATGGAGCGCAGATTAACAGGGAGGTTTTGGCAGATTACTGACCGGAGCGGTAGACAACCTGGCCGCTACCTTCTCGCGTCATAATCTGCATCACAGAATCCTGCTTACTGATCGCTGTACTTGATAACGCGGCGCCCCGGGAAGCACCAGGATCAGCTTTCACTGGCTTTACCGGTGCAGGTTGACTGACGGCTTGCTTGTCTGGCACCGTTTTTTGTACCGGCTCAGCCTTGCTGGCAACCCCTGAATCCCGTGACTTGACAGCAGACGCACCCGGATTATTCAGGTCACGATTAGGATTCCAGCGAGGTAAATCAACGGGAACCTCCTTCGGCGGAGCCGCCACTGAGGGCACAACCTTCGCTGCCGTTGCCGTATCCTTTGTTAATGTTTCCGTCACCGGCGTCTTGCGGCTGAACGTCAAACTGCTTGCCGGAGTCGGAATTATTCCTCTGCTGGTCACGGTAGAGACTGGCAATCGGCTCATACCGCTATCAGTCCGGGAACCGGCCCTTGTCACCAGCTCTCCGGAAGGGGTAGGTGCTACCTCCACGATCTCCGAGCTGGCATAACCTCGCGGCGTATTGGCTGATACCGAGGTCGTTTTCACCGCCGAAAACTGGCGATCAGATTCCAGTGCTTCGGGGGGTAAATAAGAAATCTTTGCTGCTTGCTGATGACCGATGTCCTGGCCATCAACCATCCCGAGGGATTGACTGCCCTGTAACTCCACCACTTCCTGACGCTGAAGCGACTGCCGGGACTGTAGCTGCTTCATCTGTTCGGGTGGCAACAGCTTGATAACCTGGCTGGTTTCATGACGGGTTTCGCTGGCAATCGGACTGACTGCCGGCTGATACACACTACCAGCGAGAATTTCCATCAATTCATCACCCGTTACCGGATTTTCCGAACCATGCGGCTTAATCATATCAGCGGTACTGTCAGCACCGTCAGACACAGCCCCCGGGGATTGTTCAGCGAAAACACGCGGCTCAACCCCGGTGCTATCAACAGCAGAATCCTGAATACCAGGCGCGTTTGCCGCATAACTATTGACAGGCACATCTGCAGGAGTCGAATCCATCGTCGCGTCGCTTCCGGTGGCGACCCCGGATAACTCTGGAGGAGGAACCGGTAACTCAAAACTGCTTTTGCGTTTGATAACCGGCAGCGCCGTCGGCGCAGGCGAGGGATCCGCTTTTTTGGCTGCAACCGTTTTTTTTGCAGTACTTGTAACAGGTGTAGAGGTCGCAGATACCTTGACGGGTGTACTGCGCACAACCGGCGCAACCGTTGGCCGAGGACTGGCCGTTTTCTCTGTCTGAATCACCAGAACCGCTTCCTGGCCACGTTTACCTTCAAGACGATCAGCCTTGAATTTATGGCGAGCCATTGGATTTTCATCCACGACGTAGGTATTGGGCTGATCATAGGTCTGATAGTCTTCCAGATGCGTCTGGCTTTTGGAGACCGTCACCACTTCAGCCAGCACCGTCGACGCCAGAGAACAACAGACCAACAACAATAAAAATCCAGCCGCCTTCCTTGTCACATCCGCTGACAATCGCTCTGTATTCCTATTTAAAATCAGCCACTGCCGATACATATTCAAAACCCGCTTCTCACTCATCAGCAAAAGAAGAACAAATATTTACAAAAAATGTAATCGACACCTTGCTCATAATGGAAATCACCGGTACTCGCCAGAGTTTATCGCAATTATAATGCTTTCACACAATGAGATCATCGCTACAAATACCCAGCATAGACACAATCCAGAATTCATCAAGTTTGCGCCAGACTGTTACGTGTTAGATGATTGTGCTACCAAACCACCCACTTTTCAATTATCAAAAAATGATATTCACGAATCAATACGACCACACTGCCCATTAGCGACAAATTCATCAGGCAACACCATTTGTATCTATTTAATCCTGCTTAATCCTGTACAGCTCCAGGCTCTGGCCGCCTGCTTCGCTCTACCTTCTTAGCCATGCAGTCATGGGCGGGACTGCTGAATGCCAGGCAAACACCCCTCCGCTTCAGACAATCATCTCCCGACATCGATTGACATATGGAGATCCGTATAGGGATATATAAAATTCGAATAGAATATTGGCAGTGCCGAAAAACGATCCAGCAGATCAAGCCACGACAAAATAGGCTTTTCCAGAATGACTGATGCACCGGTCATGTTATTGATAACTGCCGATATTGATCGGGCACTACCGCCAGATACGAAACGGTATATTCACCAATTGCAACAAAAG from the Candidatus Thalassolituus haligoni genome contains:
- the rraA gene encoding ribonuclease E activity regulator RraA yields the protein MTHYLTPDLCDAYPELIEVVEPMFNNYGGRDSFGGEIVTIKAFEDNSRVRELVATDGKGKVLVVDGGGSLRHAMLGDMLAEKAASNGWEGIIINGCIRDVDVIMETDLGVQALATNPLKTDKRGLGDVNVEVKFGGVVFKPGCFVYADNNGVIVSPQPLSMPND
- a CDS encoding alpha/beta fold hydrolase; translated protein: MKSSSELFPVTLARADNLAGFTDDVYLVKHNLDKDRSVEVAVTHLSPGSYETSPARDGRRPPVVLLHGSFTNRSFWLTVDGEGLAAWLVRQGFDVWLMEQRGHGLSPRNNDYTGNTSQQYACCDVPAVNDFVCEKTGEYPAWIGHSLGGVVLATAIAAGKLRPDNCAGVMSFGAQILKRPWYLWMPLGSLSLRTLMSIKGELDGRKIGIGPENEPAGIVNEYLARQAIFGKWQLENIKQPLLPAWRQANVPLRMFAGAGDRIDPASCCRRFYEHYGSDAGIEVAKSMTLLGVENGFSEDYDHLGMVISPAARDEVWPLVASWLGDLVALPGAPVATSEPEPAEY
- the ppsA gene encoding phosphoenolpyruvate synthase gives rise to the protein MTDYVLWFDQVGMGDVERVGGKNASLGEMISHLASSGVTVPGGFATSADAYREFLSYQGLADRINAALSDLDVDDVRALAETGAAIRSWILEAPLPPPLEAAIRESYITLQAGNEQMAAAVRSSATAEDLPDASFAGQQETHLNIVGIGNVLHAVRDVFASLFNDRAISYRVHQGFDHSKIALSAGIQRMVRSETASSGVMFSIDTESGFDQVVFITSSYGLGETVVQGAVNPDEFYVHKLNLREGRPSILRRNLGAKAIKMVYNAFASVGQSVETLRVDRELRQQFSVTDAEVEELARMALTIEEHYGRPMDIEWAKDGDDGKLYVVQARPETVKSRTSKTVMERYLLKETGIVLAEGRSIGHRIGSGRVRILNDIDEMDQVQEGDVLVADMTDPDWEPIMKRSAAIVTNRGGRTCHAAIIARELGIPAVVGCEDATERLKDGQEVTVSCAEGDTGYVYDGALDFDIRTNSVDSMPELPFKIMMNVGNPDRAFDFQGLPNAGVGLARLEFIINRMIGVHPKALLNFDNLPEDLKPTVRRRFAGYPGPVDFYVEKLVEGISTLAAAFWPKRVITRLSDFKSNEYANLIGGRLYEPEEENPMLGFRGASRYISKNFRDCFELECRAMRKVRDEMGFTNVEIMVPFVRTPGEAEQVVGLLKDNGLERGKNGLKLIMMCELPANAILADEFLQYFDGFSIGSNDLTQLTLGLDRDSGIIAHLFDERNPAIKVLLENAIQACKRQGKYVGICGQGPSDHPDFARWLMEHGIDSVSLNPDSVMDTWFFLADKSQP
- a CDS encoding pyruvate, water dikinase regulatory protein, which encodes MKRYAYFISDGTGITAEMLGNSLLAQFEKIEFERVTLPYIDSVTKAEQAVALINADSRKSGQPAIIFDTVIDKTIRQVIDTAEGLKIDIFDAFLKPLEQALEVESSYSVGMSHSAKNTSYLSRIDAVNFALDNDDGARTRHYKTADVILVGVSRCGKTPTCLYLAMQYGIKAANYPLTEEDMADLRLPKSLEPYRSKLFGLTIDPDRLSVIRNERRANSRYSSLKQCYHEVDEVETLYQREQIPFISTTDKSIEEISTRILAETGLQRRLRS
- a CDS encoding alpha/beta fold hydrolase, with translation MEKHPVNIRTASVNQHALLLQCANNPGGRRLVLLHGAGIAGELTWTYVANYLAGWSEILIPDFAGMGKSSFLHCVKPTVDDYAGQIDELLTALDWWDADIAGYSFGGMVTTELVKQHAFGLLYLLEPALLSGNDAAGLLAREARYAGLEQRFLDGDEGAYLDFLDAVSPNRRRNPTADRVAVKRLQVNQQGLCQALGAVSESLGRQREYYLDWTSPLPGMSLVGELSSPDMQQRQQRLEQQSPDWIAQGIAGADHSLVFTHPKQVARLMNDRLAMLI
- a CDS encoding anthranilate synthase component I family protein, with amino-acid sequence MSSPPSATASYTTYLLPFSARELLHCCQQLPGSALIYSGTSGQQQAARPCWAVLAYAPTRVLSASNDHQWRQLKQALEADQIKAASANPATPDNEGFISGWMGYFSYAAGCWTVAGIHPSDNRSTQSQPPHPLAEFHYYPHSLLLDFAEDTVMLRSPRPCTETECGAILEQLNQARARCITNSNTTDTTDTYQWQPQWDASEYQQAFNQVQNYIVSGDVYQVNLTMPFRCHDNLTAISPAKLLEQFDAPFSCYFRGQSLTLFSVSPERFVKIHQQHMVTSPIKGTSPRGKTASEDLANRQWLADSKKNQAENLMIVDLLRNDLGRSAVTGSVQVEKMFDIESHANVHHMVSTIRAEIKPEISPLEAVLNAFPGGSITGAPKKRAMEIIRELEPDSRGLYCGSFGYFSDQGVADFNILIRSVVATPSGAECWAGGGVVKDSTAAGEYDELFSKVQQLLDTIS